One stretch of Arachis hypogaea cultivar Tifrunner chromosome 20, arahy.Tifrunner.gnm2.J5K5, whole genome shotgun sequence DNA includes these proteins:
- the LOC112782464 gene encoding peroxisomal nicotinamide adenine dinucleotide carrier — MSESNALANGLAGAGGGIIAQIITYPLQTVNTRQQTERTLKRNKQSLLLQSSNTTTTSAPGTLLQILHVIGSEGWGGLYSGLKPSLLGTAASQGIYYYFYQIFKNKAVAIAAARKLKGHGDGTVGMFGWLVVAAIAGSLNVLLTNPIWVLVTRMQTHTQAERKIMEEKKEALRMAASESSLAGSILREKLAELDSKKPRPYGTIHAANEVYSEAGIVGFWKGVIPALIMVCNPSIQFMIYESSLKRLRARSSKKQGNVTALEVFLLGALAKLGATVSTYPLLVVKSRLQAKQEIGASNSLRYSGTFDAILKMIRYEGLPGFYKGMSTKIVQSVFAASVLFMIKEELVKVFISLADKSKKVVSNLRN, encoded by the exons ATGTCAGAATCAAACGCACTAGCAAATGGCTTGGCCGGTGCTGGTGGCGGTATCATTGCTCAAATCATAACTTATCCTCTTCAAACG GTAAACACGCGTCAGCAAACTGAGAGAACACTGAAGAGGAACAAGCAGAGTTTGCTTCTTCAGTCCTCCAATACAACCACTACTTCTGCTCCTGGCACTCTTCTTCAGATCCTTCAt gtaATTGGAAGTGAGGGTTGGGGTGGACTCTACAGTGGCCTTAAGCCTTCTCTGCTTGGAACTGCTGCTTCACAG GGAATATACTATTATTTCTATCAGATTTTCAAGAACAAGGCAGTGGCTATTGCAGCTGCTAGAAAACTTAAAGGCCATGGAGATGGTACTGTTGGAATGTTTGGTTGGCTTGTTGTTGCTGCTATTGCTGG GTCCTTGAATGTGCTGCTAACAAACCCAATATGGGTTCTTGTGACTCGTATGCAG ACACATACTCAAGCAGAAAGAAAAATCATGGAGGAAAAGAAAGAGGCCTTGAGGATGGCAGCTTCTGAAAGCAGCTTAGCAGGCTCAATATTACGAGAGAAATTGGCTGAACTTGATTCTAAGAAACCGCGGCCATATGGAACTATACATGCA GCTAATGAAGTGTATAGCGAAGCTGGTATTGTTGGATTTTGGAAGGGTGTCATCCCTGCACTTATTATG GTCTGCAATCCATCAATACAGTTTATGATTTATGAGAGCTCATTAAAGCGTCTAAGGGCGCGATCGTCTAAGAAGCAGGGTAATGTAACTGCATTGGAG GTCTTTCTCCTTGGAGCATTAGCAAAACTTGGAGCAACCGTTTCAACATATCCCTTACTGGTTGTCAAG TCAAGGCTTCAAGCAAAACAGGAGATTGGTGCTAGTAACTCATTAAGATACTCAG GTACCTTTGATGCAATACTGAAAATGATCCGTTATGAAGGATTGCCTGGTTTTTATAAAGGGATGAGCACAAAGATAGTACAGAGTGTTTTTGCAGCTTCTGTTCTATTCATGATTAAGGAGGAGCTTGTTAAGGTTTTCATTTCATTGGCAGATAAGAGCAAAAAAGTTGTATCAAATTTAAGGAATTAA